ATAAAAAGTGATAATTTTCGAGAAGAATATCGGAATGCCGCGTCCTTGCTAAGGAGTATGAGCCGTTCATACGCGGATGTTACGCTATATCCTTTTTCCGAGGATGCTGTGAACGTCGATGTTTTAATGAAAATGATGGAGGATTGTCCGGAATATAAAAATGAATAGCATATGAAAAGAGTATTTAGCATTATTATTATTTTGGGGCTTGGATCAACTGTTTCCGCTCAGGATTACTATACGGGCCGGGATCGTATTACTGCAGACGGGATTACATTTTTGGCTTCTGTCTACCAGGGCGTAATTCTATCTTTGGCCAATATAACCAATACCCGGGAAAATGCACCGGAAGTTTATAAGGATGGCAGCCCTATCGAACCGGAATTCGAAGAATACGCCGTTGCGAATACGATCCCCGGATGTGTGGAAAAGGCTTTTACAGAGACTTTTACACGGGAGGAGTATGAACTGTTGCGAACAGATGCAGAAGCCGTTCTTACAATAGGTTATGTCATTTCACCAGCGGGTGTTACGGAAGAAGTTTCGTTTACAATAGATTATGTTCCTTGCATGTTGAGTATTCCTCCGGAGAAATATGCCTTGCTGGAAAAGAATCTCAAGCGATATGTGAAATGGGACGTTAATCTTTTCGGCCGGAAATTGCAGTTTATGCATGGGATGAGTTTTGTCAACTTTTCGAAGATACGCCTTCAATATCCGTCATCGGAACCTGAAATTCCGGACTTGACGGTGCCGACAGGGCCCCGCAATCCCGGGGATGAAGAGTTGAAACCTGCTCCGTGGAATTGACGTTGCCTGTTCGAGCGTACGGCCCTCCGGGAGTTTTGCGATCGATTCTAATGATTATGGCAATTCAGCTTTTCCCGGCGATCACGAATTCGATCTCCCGGAAGAGGTATGCGTGCCGCGTGCCGTCGGCGTGGCGCAGGATCAGCTCGCCCGAGGGGCGTACGCCTTCGAGGACGGCCTCGACGAGCGTGCCGTCGGGGCGGCGGTAAGGGTGGGTTTCGCCCAGCCGGTACATGCGTTTCCGGTACTCTTCCTGCAAGGCTGCCTTTTCGCCCCGTACGAGCTGGCCGTAGCGGCCCATGCAGCAAGCATGGAAGGATTCGAGCACCTCGCGGCGGTCGAACGTGCGGCCGCTGGCGACCGCCATCGACACGGGGTTGGGCAGTGCGGGGTCGAACGCACGCTGGTTGACGTTGATGCCGATGCCCGCGATCGTCCGCGCGAGGGTCGGGCCCGAATAGCTGTGCTCGATGAGGATGCCGACCAGTTTTTTGTCGCCGACATAGATGTCGTTCGTCCATTTGATGCGGGCGTCGATGCCGAAGGCGGCGAAGGTGTCCGTAAGCGCCAGCGTGACGGCTTCGGAGAGCAGGAACTGTTCGCCGACGGGCAGGAACACGGGCTCGAGCACCAGCGTGAAGGTGAGGTTCTCGCCTTCGGGGCTCGTCCACGAATGCCCCCGCTGCCCGCGCCCGGCGGTCTGCCGTTCGGCCCAGACGATGTCGCCGTGGCGGTATTCCGGCCGCTTGGCGTCGTCGTTGGTCGAGGTGGTTTCTGCGATGCGGTAAATCATGTTATTGCTTGAAAAGTTCTCCGAGGGTTTCTGCGAGCGCCTTGCCCCGCAGTTCGCGGGCGACGACTTCGCCCGTCGAACAGTCGATCAGGTAGTTGGTCGGGAATTTGGTGACGGAGTAGAGGTCGCAGACACGCCTGTCGGCGTCCGTCAGGTTAATCCACGCCATCCCGTCTTCGGCGATGGCTTTTTTCCATGCCCCGGCGTCTTTGTCCGTCGACAGCCCGACGACTTCGAATCCCTTGTCGTGATAGGCCTCGTAGGCAGTCCTGATATGCGGCATCTCGCTGCGGCAGGGCACGCAGTCGGCGAACCAGAAGTCGAGCAGGAGGTAGCGGCTGCGTTTCATGACCTGGCTTAACGTGACCGGGTTGCCTCCGGCGTCGTTCGCCGTGAAATCCACGTATCGGGCGAGTTCCCGCGACCGGAGCACGCGCTCGATATGTTCGAGGGGGCGTTTCATCAGCCGGCAGGTGCGCAGGTGAGGCGGGAAGAGGCTGACGATCGAATCGACCCGGGCCCGCGAAATGTCCTTGTCGTAGTGGATAACGCCGTCGACCATCGCCACTCCGAAGATATTGTCGGTGTTGGCCGCGAGGTTGCGCGCCGAGGAGCCGATCAGGCTGTCGAGCAGCGCGGCGCGGTAGGCCTGGTCGTGGTCTTCGAAATTGTAGGCATGCAGCGCCCGGTTCACGAATCGCAGGTGCGCCCCGAAAGCGTCGTTGGCCGGGGTGCCGGAGGGATAGTACTCGATTTTGTCGTGGTTGCTGGACTCCTCGGCATTCAGGCGTCCCTCGATGCGGATATTGCCTGGCTCGATATAGAGCACCGCGGCGGTTTGTCCGTTTTTACGCACGAGGGCGGCTGCCGTCGGTTCGTCGTAGCGCCCCTTGTAACGGAACGAGCCGTCGGGGGCGGGAAACACGGCGAGCGTGTCTTTCGTGACGGATTCGACCAGTGCGACCGAGTCGTTCAGCCCCTCGATATGTCCCGTAAGGGTATAGCGGAAGCCTGTCGGGCGGCATCCGGACAGCAGTGTCGCGGCAGTCAGCAGGAGCAGTGTCTTTTTCATGGGGCGGCGGTTCGCAGACCGGGGTTATACCGATACGCCGAAATCGCGCAGGGCGTCGTTCAGCGAGGTTTTTTTGTCGGTGGACTCCTTGCGCTGGCCGATGATCAGCGCGCAGGTGATGCTGTATTCGCCCGCGGGGAACTGTTTG
This Alistipes onderdonkii DNA region includes the following protein-coding sequences:
- a CDS encoding biotin--[acetyl-CoA-carboxylase] ligase, translating into MIYRIAETTSTNDDAKRPEYRHGDIVWAERQTAGRGQRGHSWTSPEGENLTFTLVLEPVFLPVGEQFLLSEAVTLALTDTFAAFGIDARIKWTNDIYVGDKKLVGILIEHSYSGPTLARTIAGIGINVNQRAFDPALPNPVSMAVASGRTFDRREVLESFHACCMGRYGQLVRGEKAALQEEYRKRMYRLGETHPYRRPDGTLVEAVLEGVRPSGELILRHADGTRHAYLFREIEFVIAGKS
- a CDS encoding TlpA disulfide reductase family protein; the protein is MKKTLLLLTAATLLSGCRPTGFRYTLTGHIEGLNDSVALVESVTKDTLAVFPAPDGSFRYKGRYDEPTAAALVRKNGQTAAVLYIEPGNIRIEGRLNAEESSNHDKIEYYPSGTPANDAFGAHLRFVNRALHAYNFEDHDQAYRAALLDSLIGSSARNLAANTDNIFGVAMVDGVIHYDKDISRARVDSIVSLFPPHLRTCRLMKRPLEHIERVLRSRELARYVDFTANDAGGNPVTLSQVMKRSRYLLLDFWFADCVPCRSEMPHIRTAYEAYHDKGFEVVGLSTDKDAGAWKKAIAEDGMAWINLTDADRRVCDLYSVTKFPTNYLIDCSTGEVVARELRGKALAETLGELFKQ